CACTTTGTTTCCTGCCCTCTGACCTCAAAACAGATGGTGGAGCTTCCGGAGGATAAAGTTATAAATAAAATTATCCGGGCCGGGAAAGTGGCGGAGAAGCTGGGCGCAAAAATTGTCGGCCTTGGTGCCATGACATCGGTTGTGGGCGATGCCGGTATCACCGTTGCCAAAAATCTTGATATTGCAGTGACTACCGGAAACAGCTATACGGTGGCCACGGCTTTGCAGGGCACGAAAAAGGCAGCAGAGTTAATGGGTATCGATCTTGCCAACGCAGAAGTGTTGGTTATGGGAGCCACCGGTTCCATCGGCAGCGTTTGTGCCAGAATTCTGGCCCGGGATGCCCGGTTTTTAACTCTTCTGGCCCGTGACAAAAATAAACTTGATCTATTATCGGCTCGCATTATGCGGGAAACAGGTCTGGCCACAAAAGTCTCTTCCGATGTTAAGCGCTCGGTACAGCGGGCTGATATTATTATAGCGGTTACCGGATCTGCAGAAGCGGTGATTGACGTGATGGATCTGAAACCCGGGGCCATTGTCTGTGATGTGGCCCGACCCCGTGATGTATCCAAACGGGCCGCTGAGCTCCGTGATGATGTGCTGGTCATCGAAGGTGGTGTGGTGGATGTGCCGGGAGATGTGGATTTTGGATTTAACTTCGGTTTTCCGCCGCGCACATCGTACGCCTGTATGGCAGAGACCATGATTCTGTCCCTGGAGGGCAAGTATGAGTCCTTTACATTGGGAAGGGATTTGTCTGTTGCCCAGGTAGATGACATCTCCCGCCTGGCGGAAAAACACGGCTTTAAGATTTCCGGTTTTCGTAGCTTTGAACGGGCTATTTCTCCGGAAACCATCGAGAACATTCGCAAAAATGCTCAACGCAATACGCAGAAACTGTCACAAAGCTAGCCAGGTAATCCCTGGCTATTTTTTTTGCCGTTAAGAAATCATTACGTTGGTGTTACGTTTGTTTTTTGTTGTTTGACAAAGAATAATTCCTGTTTTATAATGGACTAGAAAAAATTGCAAATCATAAGCTGTAATAATTGGGCGCGGACTAGCCATAATAGGAAAAAGTAAAATATTGTTTTTTGAGTTGAATCGCCGTTTTGGCGATTCGTTATTTAATTTGTGCCGCCGGAAATTATTGAGCTTTGCAATTTGCAAAGCAGCAGCGGGACCGTTCACTGTAAAGCGCGCGTAAGGTTTGACCGACGCGCCTTTCTTGCAGATGTGAAATCTGTAGTAAACATTTTTGCTCTGCCTGAATATACTTGAGAGCATGCTTATTGCAAAGGAGCGAGAGATATGGTAAGCAAAGAAGTAATTTTGACTCAGGGAGGCCTGGAGAAATTAGA
The DNA window shown above is from Dethiobacter alkaliphilus AHT 1 and carries:
- a CDS encoding shikimate 5-dehydrogenase, with the translated sequence MGDFAFIIHPIELDDVFRKLKFMRSWPVPVVETVVKALPPFKVSEITGVQSDYAQTSGHFVSCPLTSKQMVELPEDKVINKIIRAGKVAEKLGAKIVGLGAMTSVVGDAGITVAKNLDIAVTTGNSYTVATALQGTKKAAELMGIDLANAEVLVMGATGSIGSVCARILARDARFLTLLARDKNKLDLLSARIMRETGLATKVSSDVKRSVQRADIIIAVTGSAEAVIDVMDLKPGAIVCDVARPRDVSKRAAELRDDVLVIEGGVVDVPGDVDFGFNFGFPPRTSYACMAETMILSLEGKYESFTLGRDLSVAQVDDISRLAEKHGFKISGFRSFERAISPETIENIRKNAQRNTQKLSQS